One Mycolicibacterium parafortuitum DNA segment encodes these proteins:
- a CDS encoding SDR family oxidoreductase, which yields MTNNEHTVALVTGANRGLGKRFAEELVARGAKVYAGARRPETVDIYGVIPIALDITDPESVRRAAEQAGDVTVVVNNAGVSTRANLLDGPIEDIRLEMETHYFGTLAVTRAFVPVIERNIAENGGTGAILNVLSVLSWLHPGTSGAYSAAKAAGWAMTDAVREDLAPRGIHVAALHVGYMDTDMVSYIPADQKTDPALIAKLALDGLFAGQNEILGDALTRTVKASLSG from the coding sequence ATGACGAACAACGAACACACCGTGGCTCTGGTCACCGGAGCCAACCGCGGACTGGGCAAGCGCTTCGCCGAAGAGCTTGTCGCCCGAGGCGCGAAGGTCTACGCCGGCGCACGGCGCCCCGAGACCGTCGACATCTACGGCGTCATCCCGATCGCACTCGACATCACCGATCCCGAGTCGGTACGGCGCGCCGCCGAACAGGCCGGCGACGTCACTGTGGTGGTGAACAACGCCGGGGTGTCGACGCGCGCGAATCTGCTCGACGGGCCGATCGAGGACATCCGACTGGAGATGGAGACGCACTACTTCGGCACGCTGGCCGTGACCCGGGCGTTCGTGCCTGTCATCGAGCGCAACATCGCCGAGAACGGGGGCACCGGCGCGATCCTGAACGTGTTGTCGGTGCTGTCGTGGCTGCATCCCGGCACCAGCGGCGCGTATTCGGCAGCCAAGGCCGCGGGCTGGGCGATGACCGACGCCGTGCGAGAGGACCTCGCGCCGCGCGGTATCCACGTCGCCGCGCTGCACGTCGGATACATGGACACCGATATGGTCAGCTACATCCCGGCCGACCAGAAAACCGATCCGGCGCTGATCGCGAAGCTGGCCCTCGACGGCCTGTTCGCCGGGCAGAACGAGATCCTCGGTGACGCGCTGACCCGGACGGTGAAGGCCTCGCTGTCCGGTTAG
- a CDS encoding arylamine N-acetyltransferase family protein: protein MGAMTALTDAYLSRIGVTAPAAPDVDALRRIVAAHTAVIPFENLDPLCGIPVADLSADALSDKLIARRRGGYCYEHNGLLGYVLDDLGYEVQRLAGRVVWMHDGADLPAQTHQALAVTLPDGDGPWLVDVGFGGQTPSSPMRLRTGPVQQTRHEPYRLLDHAEGVELQAEIRGEWRSLYLLGLRPRPRIDLEVGSWYVSTFPHSGFVTGLRAALVTDDARWNLSGRRLTVHRTDGSDTTLLDGPAAVVEVLESRFGIAVADLGDRAELQRRIAEVIDI, encoded by the coding sequence ATGGGCGCCATGACCGCCCTGACCGATGCATACCTGTCCCGGATCGGGGTCACCGCCCCCGCCGCCCCGGATGTCGACGCCCTCCGGCGAATCGTCGCCGCGCACACCGCGGTGATCCCGTTCGAGAACCTCGACCCGCTGTGCGGCATCCCGGTGGCGGACCTGTCCGCCGACGCGTTGTCCGACAAGCTCATCGCCCGCCGCCGCGGCGGGTACTGCTACGAACACAACGGGCTGCTCGGCTACGTGCTCGACGACCTCGGCTACGAGGTGCAGCGGCTGGCCGGACGGGTGGTGTGGATGCACGACGGCGCCGACCTGCCTGCCCAGACCCACCAGGCGCTCGCGGTGACACTGCCCGACGGCGACGGACCGTGGCTCGTCGACGTCGGTTTCGGCGGCCAGACGCCGTCGTCGCCGATGCGACTGCGGACCGGCCCGGTGCAGCAGACCCGCCACGAGCCGTACCGGCTGCTCGACCACGCCGAGGGCGTCGAACTACAGGCCGAGATCCGCGGCGAGTGGCGATCGCTGTACCTGCTGGGCCTGCGGCCGCGGCCGCGGATCGATCTGGAGGTCGGCAGCTGGTACGTCTCGACGTTCCCGCACTCGGGGTTCGTCACGGGGCTGCGAGCGGCGCTGGTCACCGACGACGCGCGGTGGAACCTGAGCGGGCGCCGGCTCACCGTGCACCGCACCGACGGCTCCGACACCACCCTGCTCGACGGTCCCGCAGCCGTCGTCGAGGTGCTGGAGTCCCGGTTCGGGATCGCCGTCGCCGATCTCGGGGACCGCGCCGAGTTGCAGCGCCGCATCGCCGAGGTGATCGACATCTGA
- a CDS encoding 1-acyl-sn-glycerol-3-phosphate acyltransferase, with amino-acid sequence MSATDTIPSEITKWDPVLTERVMAILKPFLKGWHRAEVRGLEDFPEGGALVVSNHSGGLFAMDVPIFASGFYDKFGFDRPVYTLSHDMLMIGPTGAFFKKTGFIPANHHNADEALRSGGVVVVFPGGDYDVYRPSAAANKIDFGGRTGYVRAAINAGVPIVPTVGIGGQESQLFLSRGTDIAKALGPIAKLARTKILPISFGFPFGLSVVVPPNVPLPAKITMKALPPIDIIAEFGENPDIDEVDAHVRRVMQRALDELAQERKLPILG; translated from the coding sequence ATGAGCGCGACCGACACGATCCCGTCCGAGATCACCAAATGGGACCCCGTCCTCACCGAGCGGGTGATGGCCATCCTCAAGCCGTTCCTGAAGGGATGGCACCGCGCCGAGGTGCGCGGCCTGGAGGACTTCCCCGAGGGCGGTGCGCTGGTGGTGTCCAACCACTCCGGCGGGCTGTTCGCGATGGACGTGCCGATCTTCGCCAGCGGGTTCTACGACAAGTTCGGCTTCGACCGGCCGGTCTACACGCTCAGCCACGACATGCTGATGATCGGGCCGACGGGCGCGTTCTTCAAGAAGACCGGGTTCATCCCGGCCAACCACCACAACGCCGACGAGGCGCTGCGCTCCGGCGGGGTGGTCGTGGTGTTCCCCGGGGGTGACTACGACGTCTACCGCCCGTCGGCGGCGGCGAACAAGATCGACTTCGGCGGCCGCACCGGCTACGTCCGGGCCGCGATCAACGCCGGTGTGCCGATCGTGCCGACCGTCGGCATCGGCGGCCAGGAGAGCCAACTGTTCCTGAGCCGCGGCACCGACATCGCCAAGGCGCTCGGCCCCATCGCCAAGCTCGCCCGGACCAAGATCCTGCCGATCTCGTTCGGTTTCCCGTTCGGCCTGTCGGTCGTGGTGCCGCCGAACGTGCCGCTGCCGGCGAAGATCACGATGAAGGCGCTGCCGCCGATCGACATCATCGCCGAGTTCGGCGAGAACCCCGACATCGACGAGGTCGACGCACACGTGCGCCGGGTGATGCAGCGCGCCCTCGACGAGCTGGCCCAGGAGCGCAAGCTCCCGATCCTCGGTTAG